A stretch of the Massilia sp. W12 genome encodes the following:
- a CDS encoding CmpA/NrtA family ABC transporter substrate-binding protein, with product MMQDDVDQTAHKDGAYLKHSLGACDCGLNHSADDLLQFAAAQNPEQAIMQQLQQAAFVQMFPQADFRRRFLRALGASTALSALSTVLPLQAFSAFAATEKAPGPLEKKSINVGFLPITCATPLIFAEQLGLFARQGLDVKLQKIAGVSLIRDKMINGELDFSQQVMPVALTMSSGMGAPATPVRILSVLNQNGNSLVLAMKHKDNRDPRKWKGFKFAVPFESSQQAVQLRYYLARHGLDPDRDVSFRIVPPSEYVSNLRTGNVDGFLGGEPGGQRAVYEGAGFIHILSRDIWKGHPCCSVTALESFIKQHPNTHLAFYRAVIGASLHVSKPGSRVGMAKILSAPNYINQPELVIDQVLTGKFADGLGQIRNVPDRIEFQPFPHYSSGVFLLSELRRWNLIKHDLDYKKLAQEVMLATDAKRLMEDMGTAAPKPAFGKEYILGDEFDANKPEDYLKRRMGRA from the coding sequence ATGATGCAAGACGATGTCGATCAAACCGCGCACAAAGACGGCGCTTATCTGAAACACAGTCTGGGCGCTTGTGACTGTGGCTTGAACCACAGTGCAGATGATTTACTCCAGTTCGCCGCTGCGCAAAACCCCGAACAAGCCATCATGCAGCAATTGCAGCAAGCGGCTTTCGTTCAAATGTTCCCCCAAGCCGATTTCCGCCGCCGCTTTTTACGCGCGCTGGGCGCTTCCACCGCGCTTTCGGCGCTCTCCACGGTGTTGCCGCTGCAAGCATTCAGTGCTTTCGCCGCAACCGAGAAAGCCCCCGGCCCGCTGGAGAAAAAAAGCATCAATGTCGGCTTTTTACCGATCACCTGCGCCACGCCGCTGATTTTTGCCGAGCAACTGGGTTTGTTTGCGCGGCAGGGATTGGATGTGAAGCTGCAGAAAATCGCCGGGGTTTCTTTGATCCGCGACAAAATGATCAATGGCGAGCTGGATTTTTCGCAGCAAGTCATGCCGGTTGCTTTAACCATGAGTTCTGGCATGGGGGCGCCGGCGACGCCGGTGCGGATACTTTCGGTCTTGAATCAGAATGGCAATTCGCTGGTGCTGGCCATGAAGCATAAGGACAACCGTGATCCGCGCAAATGGAAAGGCTTTAAATTCGCCGTGCCGTTTGAGTCTTCACAGCAGGCGGTGCAATTGCGCTATTACCTGGCGCGGCATGGCTTGGACCCGGATCGCGATGTCTCTTTCCGCATTGTGCCGCCCTCTGAATATGTGTCGAATTTGCGCACCGGCAATGTGGATGGTTTTCTGGGCGGCGAGCCGGGCGGCCAGCGCGCAGTGTATGAGGGCGCCGGCTTTATTCATATTCTTTCGCGCGATATCTGGAAGGGACATCCTTGCTGCTCGGTGACGGCGCTGGAGTCCTTCATCAAACAGCATCCGAATACGCACTTGGCGTTTTACCGCGCCGTGATCGGGGCCAGCCTGCATGTCTCCAAACCCGGCAGCCGGGTCGGGATGGCGAAAATTTTATCCGCGCCCAACTATATCAACCAACCCGAGCTGGTGATTGATCAAGTGCTGACCGGCAAATTCGCCGATGGCTTGGGGCAGATCCGCAATGTGCCGGACCGCATCGAATTCCAGCCTTTCCCGCATTATTCTTCCGGCGTGTTTTTGCTGAGTGAATTGCGGCGCTGGAATTTGATCAAGCATGATCTGGATTATAAAAAGCTGGCGCAGGAAGTGATGCTGGCCACCGACGCCAAACGCCTGATGGAAGACATGGGCACAGCTGCGCCCAAGCCTGCCTTTGGCAAGGAATATATTCTGGGCGATGAGTTCGACGCCAATAAGCCCGAAGACTATCTGAAGCGGCGCATGGGGCGCGCATGA
- the ntrB gene encoding nitrate ABC transporter permease encodes MKLLRRHPWLLTLLILAGLIALWHFLTVAPAPAAAAVDDEYARLAGAAAQAQPAAALPTPAQVWVRSVDLLTHAFDERGTNDVGIGWHLWYSIKRVLSGYGLALAVALPLGFLLGMSPLMQRALNPFIQVLKPVSPMAWMPLALYTLKDSGASAIFIIFICALWPMLINTAFGVAGVRRDWLNVAKVLDLPLGQRILHIIFPAAVPMILTGMRISIGIAWFVIVAAEMVAGQSGIGYFIWNEWNNLQIASMITAIILIGMVGLLLDAILAQLGQRLSFRE; translated from the coding sequence ATGAAGCTCTTGCGCCGACATCCCTGGTTGTTGACGCTCTTGATTCTGGCCGGCTTGATTGCCTTGTGGCATTTTCTGACGGTGGCGCCAGCCCCGGCAGCGGCTGCGGTGGATGATGAGTACGCCCGCCTGGCCGGCGCGGCGGCGCAGGCCCAGCCTGCCGCCGCTTTGCCGACGCCGGCCCAGGTGTGGGTTCGCAGCGTGGATTTGCTCACGCATGCCTTTGATGAACGCGGCACCAATGATGTCGGCATCGGCTGGCATCTGTGGTATTCGATCAAGCGCGTCTTGAGCGGTTACGGGCTGGCCCTGGCAGTCGCCTTGCCGCTGGGTTTTTTGCTTGGCATGTCGCCACTCATGCAGCGCGCTTTAAACCCTTTTATCCAGGTCTTAAAGCCGGTTTCGCCCATGGCCTGGATGCCGCTTGCCTTGTACACCTTGAAGGACAGCGGGGCTTCGGCGATTTTCATTATTTTTATCTGTGCCTTATGGCCGATGCTGATCAATACCGCGTTTGGCGTGGCAGGCGTGCGGCGCGATTGGCTGAATGTGGCCAAGGTGCTGGATTTGCCGCTTGGACAGCGCATTTTGCATATCATTTTCCCGGCGGCGGTGCCGATGATTTTGACCGGCATGCGGATCTCGATCGGCATCGCCTGGTTTGTGATTGTGGCCGCTGAAATGGTGGCGGGACAGTCCGGCATTGGTTATTTCATTTGGAATGAGTGGAATAATTTGCAAATCGCCTCGATGATCACGGCCATCATCTTGATCGGTATGGTTGGCTTGCTGCTTGATGCCATCCTGGCGCAGTTGGGCCAGCGTTTATCCTTCAGGGAGTAG
- a CDS encoding ABC transporter ATP-binding protein, whose translation MSSSLHIRDVDMRFDTSSGPYEALRGVQLDIEAGEFVCLIGHSGCGKSTLLNLIAGLLRPSGGELRCDDDLITGAGPERAVVFQQHALLPWMNCAENVMLGVKRVFGNKESPAQLTQRVTAALEMVHLAHAARKMPYEISGGMKQRVGIARALAIEPRVLLMDEPFGALDELTRAALQDEVMRISAEMKPTVVMVTHDIDEAILLSDRIVMMSNGPSAHVAEILQIAFPRPRDRLALASDAQYAAYRRAMMEFLYLKQVKHVE comes from the coding sequence ATGTCTTCTTCTTTGCATATTCGCGATGTTGACATGCGCTTTGACACATCGAGTGGGCCATACGAGGCTTTGCGCGGCGTGCAGCTTGATATCGAAGCTGGCGAATTTGTCTGTTTGATCGGCCACTCCGGTTGCGGTAAGAGCACGCTGCTGAATTTGATTGCCGGCCTGTTGCGTCCCAGTGGCGGAGAATTGCGCTGTGATGATGATTTGATCACCGGCGCCGGGCCTGAGCGCGCTGTGGTGTTTCAACAGCATGCGCTGTTGCCCTGGATGAATTGCGCAGAAAATGTGATGTTGGGGGTCAAGCGCGTCTTCGGCAACAAAGAAAGTCCGGCCCAATTGACGCAACGCGTCACGGCGGCGCTGGAAATGGTGCATCTGGCGCATGCGGCCAGGAAAATGCCGTATGAAATCTCGGGTGGTATGAAGCAGCGCGTCGGCATTGCGCGCGCTTTGGCGATTGAGCCGCGCGTGCTGTTGATGGATGAGCCTTTCGGCGCCCTGGATGAGCTGACCCGCGCCGCGCTGCAGGATGAGGTGATGCGCATTTCCGCTGAAATGAAGCCGACCGTGGTGATGGTCACGCATGATATTGACGAGGCGATATTGCTGTCAGACCGGATTGTGATGATGAGCAATGGCCCCAGCGCGCATGTGGCGGAAATTTTGCAGATAGCATTTCCGCGTCCGCGTGACAGGCTGGCGCTGGCGTCTGATGCGCAATACGCGGCTTATCGGCGTGCGATGATGGAGTTCTTGTATTTAAAACAAGTTAAGCATGTCGAGTAA
- a CDS encoding MBL fold metallo-hydrolase, whose protein sequence is MAIELFNNGKHLCLMFSDLVEEDNGESVQSNQFLIVQDGNGILLDPGGVLTYNELFVSMGRFFPPKQLRYVFASHADPDIIASLPRWLQGSDTKLLISRIWSRFVPHFCPQGKTEGRIIPIPDEGTLLPFGDTNFEILPAHFLHSEGNLQFYDPVSRILFSGDMGASMMPASKAMDAVTELGPHLPHMRGFHARYMVSNKVCRFWVEMVRKLDPEWIVPQHGAPLKGRKVIAEFLHWIENLSCGVDLMLQDHYQRPQKISINQL, encoded by the coding sequence ATGGCGATTGAGCTGTTTAACAATGGAAAGCATCTGTGCTTGATGTTTTCCGATCTGGTGGAAGAAGACAATGGCGAATCGGTGCAGTCGAATCAGTTTTTGATTGTGCAGGATGGCAATGGCATCTTGCTCGATCCGGGCGGGGTGCTGACCTACAATGAATTATTTGTCTCCATGGGGCGTTTTTTTCCACCCAAGCAATTGCGCTATGTGTTCGCCTCGCATGCCGATCCCGATATCATCGCCTCGCTGCCGCGCTGGCTGCAGGGTTCTGACACCAAGCTCTTGATTTCGCGCATCTGGTCGCGCTTTGTGCCGCATTTCTGTCCCCAGGGCAAAACCGAAGGGCGCATTATTCCGATTCCGGATGAGGGCACTTTGCTGCCGTTTGGCGACACCAATTTTGAAATTCTGCCGGCCCACTTCTTGCACTCGGAAGGCAATTTGCAATTTTACGATCCAGTTTCGCGCATCCTGTTTTCCGGCGATATGGGCGCCTCCATGATGCCGGCCAGCAAAGCCATGGACGCGGTGACAGAGCTGGGGCCGCACTTGCCGCATATGCGCGGCTTTCATGCGCGTTATATGGTCTCGAATAAAGTCTGCCGTTTCTGGGTGGAGATGGTCAGAAAACTCGACCCGGAATGGATTGTGCCGCAGCATGGCGCGCCGCTCAAAGGGCGCAAAGTGATTGCCGAATTTTTGCACTGGATTGAAAACCTTTCCTGCGGCGTGGATTTAATGTTGCAGGATCACTATCAAAGGCCGCAAAAAATCAGCATCAATCAACTCTGA
- a CDS encoding M14-type cytosolic carboxypeptidase produces the protein MIKISQNFDAGAITVLQADAFDDIQLDIRKDSHADFAQWFYFRLQGARGQACRIRFMNAAKCAYPDGWKDYRVCASYDRLNWFRVNDTSFDGQVLEVRHTPEHDSVYYAYFEPYPWERHLNLISHIGHMPGVRVLALGDSVEGREIDALQLGNPDARHKIWVIARQHPGETMAEWFVEGMLQALTDESNPLGRQLLAHACWYVVPNMNPDGAVRGNLRTNAAGANLNREWMTPDPLRSPEVLAVKRKIEETGVDMFFDIHGDEGLPYNFVAGSEMLEGFSAEQLAQQNKFVADYMQASPDFQNRYGYAADKYNQDMLKLASKYIGHYYKCLSLTLEMPFKDNADLPDAVVGWDGERSRQLGIAFLQPVWQALQGLMAK, from the coding sequence ATGATCAAGATCAGCCAGAATTTCGACGCCGGCGCCATCACCGTGCTGCAAGCCGACGCCTTTGACGATATCCAACTCGACATCCGCAAAGACAGTCACGCCGATTTTGCGCAATGGTTTTACTTCCGCCTGCAAGGCGCGCGCGGCCAGGCTTGCCGCATCCGTTTCATGAATGCCGCGAAATGCGCTTACCCGGATGGCTGGAAAGATTACCGCGTGTGCGCTTCTTACGACCGCCTCAATTGGTTCCGTGTGAATGACACCAGCTTCGACGGCCAGGTGCTGGAAGTGCGTCACACGCCCGAACATGACAGCGTGTATTACGCCTATTTCGAGCCTTATCCCTGGGAGCGCCATTTAAATCTGATTTCGCATATCGGCCATATGCCGGGCGTGCGCGTGCTGGCGCTGGGCGACAGCGTGGAAGGGCGTGAAATCGATGCGCTGCAATTGGGCAATCCTGATGCGCGCCATAAAATCTGGGTGATTGCGCGTCAGCATCCGGGCGAAACCATGGCCGAGTGGTTTGTCGAAGGCATGTTGCAAGCCTTGACCGATGAATCCAATCCGCTGGGCCGCCAATTGCTGGCCCATGCCTGCTGGTATGTTGTGCCGAATATGAATCCGGATGGCGCTGTGCGCGGCAATCTGCGCACCAATGCCGCCGGGGCCAATCTGAATCGCGAATGGATGACGCCGGACCCCTTGCGCAGCCCGGAAGTGCTGGCGGTCAAGCGCAAGATCGAAGAAACCGGGGTCGATATGTTTTTTGATATCCACGGCGATGAAGGCTTGCCTTACAACTTTGTGGCCGGCAGTGAAATGCTGGAAGGCTTCAGCGCGGAACAACTGGCGCAGCAAAATAAATTTGTCGCCGACTACATGCAAGCCAGCCCGGATTTCCAAAACCGCTATGGCTATGCGGCCGACAAATACAATCAGGACATGCTCAAGCTGGCGTCCAAATACATCGGCCATTATTACAAATGCCTGTCCCTGACGCTGGAAATGCCGTTTAAAGACAATGCCGATTTGCCGGATGCGGTGGTGGGTTGGGATGGCGAGCGCAGCCGCCAGCTGGGCATCGCATTCCTGCAACCGGTCTGGCAGGCGCTGCAAGGTTTGATGGCTAAATGA
- a CDS encoding CYTH domain-containing protein: MKQEIERKFLLQGEGWRELAKAPGATTLLRQGYLSTDPERVVRVRIEGDEAYLTIKGKNGGAQGLVRAEWEYPIPLDEAQDMLDALCSGVLEKRRSRILYRGFWWEVDEFLGANAPLVLAEIELDTPGQAFDKPEWIGAEVSQDMRYMNSNLARQPYSTWAKPA, encoded by the coding sequence ATGAAACAGGAAATCGAACGTAAATTTCTGCTGCAGGGCGAAGGCTGGCGCGAGCTGGCCAAAGCGCCCGGCGCCACCACTTTATTGCGGCAAGGCTATCTCAGCACCGATCCTGAGCGGGTGGTGCGGGTGCGCATTGAGGGCGATGAGGCGTATTTGACCATCAAGGGTAAAAACGGCGGTGCGCAGGGTTTGGTGCGCGCTGAATGGGAATACCCGATTCCACTGGATGAGGCGCAGGATATGTTGGATGCGCTGTGCAGCGGCGTACTGGAAAAGCGCCGCAGCCGCATTTTGTATCGCGGTTTTTGGTGGGAGGTGGATGAGTTTCTGGGGGCGAATGCGCCGCTGGTGCTGGCTGAAATCGAGTTGGACACGCCGGGCCAGGCGTTTGACAAGCCGGAATGGATAGGGGCCGAAGTCAGCCAGGATATGCGCTATATGAATTCAAATCTGGCGCGGCAGCCGTATTCGACTTGGGCCAAGCCGGCCTGA
- a CDS encoding ATP-binding protein, whose translation MDMFAPEEARASLQARLADAFQLTLLQLAQTRVELAWLQRQSDTQQALQLLQLAEQESRVLEADPKLAPRIRLIRAEALWLSGDARSAHTQAHLALQDYQQQDDLTGQIDSHWLLSNIALDQGDAHLREAQRKKAVELAAAANDCTRLQIIQCALATEALMCNAQSASEYWLPRLPAPGRADLPLALRTWIADMHGIAAAMRSDFGQAACRWIETYDAALATGQIKRAITAATNIGDAFNCLNEHQGALEWMQRALALAQERQWPSSIALCQLQCAETMRRLGRLEAAQDLLKDALAVLRHVSTSRNYANALTCQAELYLNQQDWAGALESFRQLQERADALKHADFQISARRGQAHALAQLGQIEVAWRHAHDSLELARAMGDTYRQIDACCVLAEIHQSDAQQHPAAPCLPPPAAMCGPSPQVHYLLCARNLAVQIEGFTVSHVLLSQLAKAHAAQGEFEQAWRLAEEASSAREKTHNREATQRAIAMQIQHQTMQARAESEKARAEALHHQQIAQIEAKRAHALQKNADTLERLSKIGQEITSELDISVVFTALDRHVHGLLDVTTFIILLLADDGQRLVPAYSRENGRVLAAFGVQIDNPSADSARCFRERCEILRDYGPDDATPNLIPGSLVTQTALFAPLMIGEQVLGVMSIQAMPRHAYGERERLIFRTLCAYGAIALDNARAYRQLQQAQNHLVAQEKLAALGSMVAGVAHELNTPLGNCLMMTSALIEKSQEFNKKVSGPGIARSDLQHYISDVDDTTAVLMRGLSAAADLVSSFKQVAVDRTTAQRRRFELAQTCHEIVSTMMNQIRVSGHQIHTEIEADIWLESYPGPFGQVITNFINNALLHAFDGRSGGAHNQAGGQMHLSARRLAPERVEVRFSDNGHGISEANLRQIFDPFFTTKMGQGGTGLGLSISHTIVTSLLHGTISAHSTPGAGACFVLELPLVTPLPPA comes from the coding sequence ATGGACATGTTTGCCCCGGAAGAAGCGCGCGCCAGCCTGCAAGCCAGACTGGCGGACGCCTTTCAATTGACGCTGCTGCAATTAGCGCAAACCCGGGTTGAACTGGCTTGGCTGCAGCGGCAAAGCGATACCCAGCAAGCATTGCAACTATTGCAACTGGCGGAACAGGAAAGCCGGGTGTTGGAGGCCGATCCCAAGCTGGCCCCGCGCATCCGCCTGATCCGCGCCGAAGCGCTGTGGCTCAGCGGCGATGCGCGCAGCGCGCATACCCAAGCCCACCTCGCACTGCAAGACTATCAGCAACAGGATGATCTCACCGGCCAGATCGACAGCCATTGGCTGCTCTCGAATATTGCGCTGGATCAGGGCGATGCGCATTTGCGCGAAGCGCAGCGCAAAAAGGCCGTTGAACTTGCCGCCGCCGCGAATGACTGCACGCGTTTGCAAATCATCCAATGCGCCTTAGCCACGGAAGCCTTGATGTGCAATGCGCAAAGCGCCAGCGAATATTGGCTGCCGCGCCTGCCGGCCCCGGGCCGGGCCGATTTGCCGCTGGCCTTGCGCACCTGGATTGCGGATATGCACGGCATAGCCGCCGCAATGCGCAGCGATTTCGGTCAAGCCGCCTGCCGCTGGATCGAAACCTATGACGCAGCGCTGGCCACCGGGCAGATCAAGCGCGCCATCACCGCCGCCACCAATATCGGCGATGCGTTTAACTGTTTGAATGAACATCAGGGCGCCTTGGAATGGATGCAACGCGCCCTGGCCTTAGCGCAAGAGCGCCAGTGGCCCAGCAGCATCGCGCTGTGCCAGTTGCAATGCGCGGAAACCATGCGCCGTCTGGGCCGGCTGGAAGCGGCCCAGGATTTACTCAAAGACGCGCTGGCGGTGTTGCGTCATGTCAGTACTTCGCGCAATTATGCCAACGCCCTGACCTGTCAGGCCGAATTGTATTTAAATCAGCAGGATTGGGCCGGCGCGCTGGAGAGTTTCCGCCAATTGCAAGAGCGCGCCGATGCGCTCAAACATGCCGATTTTCAGATTTCCGCGCGGCGCGGCCAGGCCCATGCGCTGGCCCAATTGGGACAGATAGAAGTCGCCTGGCGGCATGCCCATGATTCGCTGGAATTGGCGCGCGCCATGGGCGACACCTACCGCCAGATTGACGCCTGCTGTGTGCTGGCGGAAATCCACCAGAGCGACGCGCAACAACATCCGGCGGCGCCCTGCCTGCCGCCCCCCGCCGCCATGTGCGGCCCCAGCCCGCAAGTCCATTATCTGCTGTGCGCGCGCAATCTGGCGGTGCAGATTGAAGGCTTTACCGTCAGCCATGTGCTGCTGTCGCAACTGGCCAAGGCGCATGCCGCGCAAGGCGAATTTGAACAAGCCTGGCGGCTGGCCGAAGAAGCCTCCAGCGCACGCGAAAAAACCCATAACCGCGAAGCGACGCAGCGCGCGATTGCGATGCAAATCCAGCATCAAACCATGCAAGCGCGCGCCGAAAGTGAAAAAGCGCGCGCGGAAGCGCTGCACCATCAGCAAATCGCACAAATCGAAGCCAAACGCGCACATGCTTTGCAAAAAAACGCTGACACCCTGGAGCGCTTATCCAAAATCGGCCAGGAAATCACCTCAGAACTGGATATCTCGGTGGTGTTTACCGCACTCGACCGCCATGTGCATGGCTTGCTGGATGTGACCACCTTCATCATTTTGCTTTTGGCTGACGACGGACAGCGCCTGGTGCCGGCTTACAGCCGCGAAAACGGGCGCGTGCTGGCGGCGTTTGGCGTGCAAATTGACAACCCGAGCGCAGATTCGGCGCGCTGCTTTCGCGAACGCTGTGAAATTTTGCGCGATTACGGCCCGGATGACGCCACCCCGAATTTGATTCCCGGCTCACTGGTCACGCAAACCGCCCTGTTTGCGCCCTTGATGATCGGTGAGCAGGTGCTGGGCGTGATGAGTATTCAAGCCATGCCGCGCCACGCTTATGGCGAACGCGAACGGCTGATTTTCCGCACCCTGTGCGCGTATGGCGCGATTGCGCTGGACAATGCGCGCGCCTATCGCCAGCTGCAGCAGGCGCAAAATCATTTGGTGGCGCAAGAAAAGCTGGCTGCGCTAGGCTCAATGGTGGCGGGGGTGGCGCATGAATTGAATACGCCGCTGGGCAATTGCCTGATGATGACCAGCGCCTTGATTGAAAAATCACAGGAATTCAATAAAAAAGTCAGCGGCCCGGGCATCGCGCGCAGCGATTTACAGCATTACATCAGCGATGTCGATGACACCACCGCAGTCTTGATGCGCGGTCTGAGCGCGGCGGCCGATCTGGTCAGCAGCTTCAAGCAAGTCGCGGTGGATCGCACCACCGCGCAGCGCCGCCGCTTTGAACTGGCGCAAACCTGCCATGAGATCGTCTCCACCATGATGAATCAAATCAGGGTCAGCGGACATCAGATTCACACTGAAATTGAAGCCGATATCTGGCTGGAGAGCTATCCCGGGCCGTTTGGCCAGGTGATCACGAATTTCATCAATAACGCGCTGCTGCATGCTTTTGACGGGCGCAGCGGCGGCGCGCACAACCAGGCGGGCGGGCAGATGCACTTGAGCGCGCGCCGGCTGGCCCCGGAGCGGGTCGAAGTGCGCTTTTCAGATAATGGCCACGGTATTTCAGAAGCCAATTTGCGGCAAATCTTCGACCCTTTTTTCACCACCAAAATGGGCCAGGGCGGCACCGGACTGGGTTTATCGATCAGCCACACGATTGTCACCTCGCTCTTGCATGGCACAATCAGCGCGCACAGCACGCCGGGAGCCGGGGCCTGCTTCGTGCTGGAATTGCCGCTGGTGACGCCGCTGCCGCCGGCCTGA
- a CDS encoding aminotransferase class I/II-fold pyridoxal phosphate-dependent enzyme gives MSDSPFRQNADLRAATRLAHDAPQDRHSVTPPVFQSSLFCFDTVEEMAARFRGENQAYVYSRGDNPGVEAFEQKIAALEGAEAARAFSSGMGAISATLMSLLQAGARVVCVRDVYADTYRFLEKLMSRYGVRTEYVDGCDRAALAAALPGASVLYLESPTSWTFRTQDLAHAAQAARAHGVVTVCDNSWATPLHQQPLALGIDLVLHSASKYIGGHSDTVAGVVAGSKARIAALNALSYPYLGAKLAPWEAWLLLRGMRTLDVRLRAQWACAEALMEKLASHAAVRRILHPAWQCGPGNQYLHGFSSLFSIELDAAYDPLRFCNALRLFKRGVSWGGHESLALPAQVALQGAAPNAQADFGVSPALVRLYIGLEDMHDLWRDLEQGLAQAVC, from the coding sequence ATGAGTGACTCCCCATTCCGGCAGAATGCCGACCTGCGCGCCGCCACCCGGCTGGCGCATGATGCCCCGCAAGATCGCCACAGTGTGACGCCGCCCGTATTCCAAAGCTCGCTGTTTTGTTTTGACACGGTGGAAGAAATGGCGGCGCGTTTTCGCGGTGAAAACCAAGCCTATGTGTATTCGCGCGGCGACAATCCCGGCGTCGAGGCGTTTGAACAAAAAATCGCTGCGCTGGAAGGAGCAGAGGCGGCGCGCGCTTTTTCCAGCGGCATGGGGGCGATCAGCGCGACCTTGATGTCGCTGTTGCAGGCCGGCGCGCGCGTGGTCTGTGTGCGCGATGTGTATGCCGACACTTACCGCTTTCTGGAAAAACTGATGTCGCGCTATGGCGTGCGCACAGAGTATGTGGATGGCTGCGACCGCGCCGCGCTGGCCGCCGCCCTGCCCGGCGCCAGCGTGCTGTATCTGGAAAGCCCGACCAGCTGGACTTTCCGCACCCAGGATCTGGCGCATGCCGCGCAAGCCGCGCGCGCGCATGGGGTGGTGACGGTTTGCGATAATTCCTGGGCCACGCCGCTGCACCAGCAGCCGTTGGCCCTGGGGATTGATCTGGTGTTGCATTCAGCCTCCAAATATATTGGCGGGCATAGCGATACCGTGGCCGGGGTGGTGGCCGGCAGCAAAGCGCGCATCGCGGCTTTAAATGCCTTGAGCTATCCCTATCTCGGGGCCAAGCTGGCGCCGTGGGAAGCCTGGTTGCTGCTGCGCGGCATGCGCACGCTGGATGTGCGCCTGCGCGCGCAATGGGCCTGCGCCGAAGCCTTGATGGAAAAACTGGCCAGTCATGCAGCGGTGCGGCGCATCTTGCACCCGGCCTGGCAATGCGGGCCGGGCAATCAATATCTGCACGGTTTTTCCAGCCTGTTTTCAATTGAACTCGATGCGGCATACGATCCGCTGCGCTTTTGCAATGCCTTGCGCCTGTTTAAGCGCGGCGTGTCGTGGGGCGGTCACGAAAGTCTGGCCCTGCCGGCCCAGGTCGCACTGCAGGGCGCGGCGCCGAATGCGCAAGCTGATTTTGGCGTTTCTCCCGCCCTGGTGCGCCTGTATATCGGGCTGGAAGACATGCATGACTTGTGGCGCGATCTGGAACAGGGCTTGGCGCAAGCTGTGTGCTGA